Proteins encoded by one window of Actinomycetota bacterium:
- the ispH gene encoding 4-hydroxy-3-methylbut-2-enyl diphosphate reductase, whose protein sequence is MLRASARRAALAFPAVSESVNLISPRGYCAGVDRAIETVDRLLEERGAPIYVRGEIVHNQYVVRTLADKGAVFVETPEEVPERSVIVLSAHGSAPDIYERCAARELEVIDATCPLVSKVHAEVRRYAGKGATVLLVGHQDHDEVIGTRGEAPDRVIVVEDVQQAEVVEVPDPDNVALTTQTTLSLDDTAEIIAVLKRRFPALQSPASSDICYATQNRQDAVKATVEQADAELVLVVGSQNSSNSQRLVEVARAGGAESYLIDGVADLDPSWLDNHPRVALTAGASAPEVLVREVLDYLETRGYSRKGNEVPTDEGVVFALPPQVR, encoded by the coding sequence ATGCTACGCGCAAGCGCACGTCGCGCCGCGCTAGCCTTTCCCGCCGTGAGCGAGAGCGTCAACCTGATCTCCCCGCGCGGCTACTGCGCCGGCGTGGACCGCGCCATCGAGACCGTCGACCGGCTGCTCGAGGAGCGCGGCGCGCCCATCTACGTGCGCGGCGAGATCGTGCACAACCAGTACGTGGTGCGCACCCTGGCCGACAAGGGCGCGGTGTTCGTGGAGACCCCCGAAGAGGTTCCCGAGCGCAGCGTGATCGTGCTTTCGGCCCACGGCAGCGCGCCCGACATCTACGAGCGCTGCGCCGCCCGCGAGCTCGAGGTGATCGACGCCACCTGCCCGCTGGTGAGCAAGGTCCACGCCGAGGTGCGCCGCTACGCCGGCAAGGGCGCCACCGTGCTGCTGGTGGGCCACCAGGACCACGACGAGGTCATCGGCACCCGCGGCGAGGCGCCCGACCGGGTGATCGTGGTGGAAGATGTGCAGCAGGCCGAGGTCGTGGAGGTACCCGACCCCGACAACGTGGCGCTCACCACCCAGACCACCCTCTCGCTGGACGACACCGCCGAGATCATCGCGGTGCTCAAGCGCCGCTTCCCCGCGCTGCAGTCACCGGCATCGAGCGACATCTGCTACGCGACGCAGAACCGTCAGGACGCCGTGAAGGCGACGGTGGAGCAGGCCGACGCCGAACTGGTGCTGGTGGTGGGATCGCAGAATTCATCGAATTCGCAGCGCCTGGTGGAGGTTGCCCGGGCCGGTGGCGCGGAGAGCTACCTCATCGACGGCGTGGCCGATCTCGACCCCTCGTGGCTCGACAACCACCCCCGCGTGGCCCTTACCGCTGGGGCGTCCGCTCCCGAGGTGCTGGTGCGCGAGGTGCTGGATTACCTCGAGACCCGTGGTTATTCGCGCAAGGGCAACGAGGTCCCAACGGACGAGGGCGTGGTGTTCGCGCTCCCTCCGCAAGTACGCTAG
- a CDS encoding UDPGP type 1 family protein, which yields MPHARVSDAVIDALESAGQQRLADSIRDLPEQQANTLLLQVASIDLPLVQRLVRELVREPAEHATGSIGPAEVDRLPVDDAGLARRREAFEAGEQALREGRVAVVLLAGGQGTRLGFDHPKGMFPIGPVSNCPLFEVHAAGVGATRRRYGCDLPFLLMTSHVNDRETREFLEQQMLFGLQPESVTTFVQGMLPAVHPVTGDILRESPDCLALSPDGHGGIFRAMGHAAILGDLEERGIDVIMTFQVDNPLMRPADPELIGAHLLARAEMSTLVVAKVAPEERMGVMASVDGCTALVEYTDLPADLEVAHDEAGDLLYWAGSTGVHCLDRAFATRLATGQAPLPFHRADKRVATVDDPDPQAPNAVKFEAFMFDALPLASRTATVEMAREERFAPVKNADGPDSPATCRAAMVHRAARWLEAEGATVPRGADGTSAFPIEIDPRLAQDAADLHGRIPSDLAVDGPLLLRS from the coding sequence CTGCCTCACGCCCGCGTGAGCGACGCGGTGATCGACGCGCTGGAGTCGGCCGGGCAGCAGCGCCTGGCCGACTCGATCCGTGATCTTCCCGAGCAGCAGGCCAACACCCTGCTCTTGCAGGTGGCATCCATCGACCTTCCGCTGGTGCAGCGGCTGGTGCGCGAGTTGGTGCGCGAGCCCGCCGAGCATGCGACGGGCAGTATCGGCCCCGCCGAGGTGGACCGCCTGCCGGTGGACGATGCCGGCCTGGCGCGTCGGCGCGAGGCGTTCGAGGCAGGGGAGCAGGCGCTGCGCGAGGGCCGCGTGGCCGTGGTGCTGCTCGCCGGCGGGCAGGGCACCCGCCTGGGGTTCGATCACCCGAAGGGCATGTTCCCCATCGGTCCGGTGAGCAACTGCCCGCTGTTCGAGGTGCACGCGGCCGGGGTGGGGGCCACGCGCCGCCGCTACGGCTGCGACCTGCCGTTCCTGCTCATGACGTCCCATGTGAATGACCGCGAGACGCGCGAGTTCCTCGAGCAGCAGATGCTGTTCGGGCTGCAGCCCGAGTCGGTGACCACCTTCGTGCAGGGCATGCTGCCGGCGGTGCATCCGGTGACCGGCGACATCCTGCGCGAGAGCCCCGACTGCCTGGCGCTGTCGCCCGACGGCCACGGCGGCATCTTCCGCGCCATGGGCCATGCGGCGATTCTCGGCGACCTCGAGGAGCGCGGCATCGACGTGATCATGACCTTCCAGGTGGACAACCCGCTCATGCGCCCGGCCGACCCCGAGCTGATCGGCGCGCACCTGCTGGCCCGCGCCGAGATGAGCACGCTGGTGGTGGCCAAGGTGGCGCCCGAGGAGCGCATGGGCGTGATGGCATCGGTGGACGGCTGCACCGCCCTGGTGGAGTACACCGACCTGCCGGCCGATCTCGAGGTCGCGCATGATGAGGCCGGCGACCTTCTCTACTGGGCCGGGTCCACCGGCGTGCACTGCCTCGATCGCGCATTCGCCACGCGTCTGGCCACGGGGCAGGCGCCGCTGCCCTTCCACCGCGCCGACAAGCGCGTGGCCACGGTGGACGATCCCGACCCGCAGGCGCCCAACGCCGTGAAGTTCGAGGCCTTCATGTTCGACGCCCTGCCGCTGGCGTCGCGCACGGCCACCGTGGAGATGGCGCGCGAGGAGCGCTTCGCCCCGGTGAAGAACGCCGACGGGCCGGACTCACCGGCCACCTGCCGCGCGGCGATGGTGCATCGCGCCGCCCGATGGCTCGAGGCCGAGGGCGCCACGGTGCCGCGCGGGGCTGACGGCACGAGCGCGTTCCCGATCGAGATCGACCCGCGCCTCGCCCAGGACGCTGCCGACCTGCACGGACGCATTCCGTCCGACTTGGCGGTGGACGGGCCCCTGCTGCTGCGGAGCTAG
- a CDS encoding fructosamine kinase family protein, which produces MGPPGGRRARRARPVLRRVAGVRGGVRHGRPLGDGPARPHRIHPRRRVNADLTTAIEQATGSTVATTSRVGGGSTSTGVAVTLATGERLFAKHTSGAPPGLFRGEAEGLAWLAEPGCVRVPAIIAVDDDWLVLEWIDEGPRSAATDEALGRGIARMHRAGADAFGTPWPGFAGSVSVPNGPRDDWPTFLAEQRLIPIAKAARLPADMMRRLDAVIARLPNLLGPPEPPSRLHGDLWAGNHMTDAEGRPVLIDCDPYGGHREIDIGMMLLFGGFGDRVIAAYDEEFPLAPGWQDRVEINQLLPLLVHCAMLGSGWFARTNAVLRSIS; this is translated from the coding sequence GTGGGACCCCCTGGCGGGCGACGAGCTCGACGTGCCCGACCCGTACTTCGGCGGGTCGCAGGGGTTCGTGGAGGTGTTCGACATGGTCGACCGCTCGGTGACGGGCCTGCTCGACCACATCGGATCCACCCGCGCCGACGGGTGAACGCGGACCTCACCACCGCCATCGAGCAGGCCACCGGGTCGACGGTGGCCACCACCTCGCGGGTGGGAGGTGGCTCTACCAGCACCGGCGTGGCCGTGACGCTCGCCACGGGTGAGCGCCTATTTGCCAAGCACACTTCGGGGGCGCCGCCAGGGCTGTTCCGCGGTGAGGCCGAGGGCCTGGCGTGGCTGGCCGAGCCCGGGTGCGTGCGGGTGCCCGCCATCATCGCGGTGGACGACGACTGGCTGGTGCTCGAGTGGATCGACGAGGGCCCGCGCAGCGCCGCCACCGACGAGGCCCTTGGCCGCGGCATCGCCCGCATGCACCGCGCAGGCGCCGACGCCTTCGGCACCCCGTGGCCGGGCTTCGCCGGGTCGGTGTCGGTGCCCAACGGCCCGCGCGACGACTGGCCCACGTTCCTGGCCGAGCAGCGCCTCATCCCCATCGCGAAGGCCGCCCGCCTTCCTGCGGACATGATGCGCCGCCTCGATGCCGTGATCGCCCGCCTGCCCAACCTGCTGGGCCCGCCCGAACCACCGAGCCGCTTGCATGGCGACCTCTGGGCCGGCAACCACATGACCGATGCGGAGGGCCGCCCGGTGCTCATCGACTGCGACCCCTACGGAGGCCACCGCGAGATCGATATCGGGATGATGCTGCTGTTCGGGGGCTTCGGCGACCGGGTGATCGCCGCCTACGACGAGGAGTTTCCGCTCGCCCCGGGCTGGCAGGACCGC
- a CDS encoding low molecular weight phosphotyrosine protein phosphatase has product MAATRVCFVCLGNICRSPTAEAIMRHRLQYDDLDVHVKVESAGTGDWHVGHPPDERAREEATRRGIAMEGLAQQFTVADFDRFDLILAMDSANRGALRRIAPTPEAAAKVHMLREWDPLAGDELDVPDPYFGGSQGFVEVFDMVDRSVTGLLDHIGSTRADG; this is encoded by the coding sequence ATGGCCGCCACGCGCGTGTGCTTCGTCTGTCTCGGCAACATCTGCCGCAGCCCCACGGCAGAGGCCATCATGCGCCACCGCCTGCAGTACGACGATCTCGACGTGCACGTGAAGGTGGAGAGCGCGGGCACGGGCGACTGGCACGTAGGGCATCCGCCCGACGAGCGTGCGCGCGAGGAGGCCACCCGCCGGGGCATCGCCATGGAGGGCCTGGCGCAGCAGTTCACGGTGGCCGACTTCGACCGCTTCGACCTCATCCTCGCCATGGACTCCGCCAACCGCGGGGCCCTTCGCCGCATCGCCCCCACGCCCGAAGCCGCGGCCAAGGTGCACATGCTGCGCGAGTGGGACCCCCTGGCGGGCGACGAGCTCGACGTGCCCGACCCGTACTTCGGCGGGTCGCAGGGGTTCGTGGAGGTGTTCGACATGGTCGACCGCTCGGTGACGGGCCTGCTCGACCACATCGGATCCACCCGCGCCGACGGGTGA
- a CDS encoding zinc-binding dehydrogenase, producing the protein MRGLTFHGDQDVRVDNVPDAAIERPTDALVKVTMAGICGSDLHILNAGSAFGFEPGSRLGHEFIGTVEEVGAEVTNLRPGDRVLASCSILDGTCPMCAEHLHSSCNSWSLFGWAPRTWQHDGLVQGGQSEYVRVPLASTTLIPMPEELSGMDRQKTMLPLVDVMSTAWHGLRTAGMKPGYNVVVIGDGAVGLCGVHGAKAMDGVNIIALGHHEDRLEVARQLGATGVVTSRDTDEIREQVLEMTNGEGAHVVIDSISGKSSMAAAHATVRAGGAIGCLGMDHFMQNVPEINWFDQFLRNITITGGLVPGPAYFPELLDAVKAGRLDPAPVLTTELSLDDAADGYRKMQSREEGVVKVCLTPA; encoded by the coding sequence ATGCGTGGCCTGACCTTTCATGGTGACCAGGACGTCCGCGTCGACAACGTGCCGGACGCCGCGATCGAGCGGCCGACCGATGCACTGGTGAAGGTGACCATGGCCGGCATCTGCGGATCGGACCTGCACATCCTCAACGCCGGATCGGCCTTTGGCTTCGAGCCCGGCTCGCGCCTTGGCCACGAGTTCATCGGCACGGTGGAGGAGGTGGGCGCAGAGGTGACCAACCTGCGCCCCGGCGACCGCGTGCTGGCCTCGTGCAGCATCCTCGACGGCACGTGCCCCATGTGTGCGGAGCACCTGCACAGCTCGTGCAACTCCTGGTCGCTCTTCGGGTGGGCACCGCGCACGTGGCAGCACGACGGCCTGGTGCAGGGCGGCCAGAGCGAGTATGTGCGCGTGCCGCTGGCATCCACCACGCTCATCCCCATGCCCGAGGAGCTCTCGGGGATGGACCGCCAGAAGACCATGCTGCCCCTGGTGGACGTGATGTCCACGGCCTGGCATGGCCTGCGCACTGCCGGCATGAAGCCCGGGTACAACGTGGTGGTGATCGGCGATGGCGCCGTGGGCCTGTGCGGCGTGCACGGCGCCAAGGCGATGGACGGCGTTAACATCATCGCGTTGGGCCACCACGAGGACCGCCTCGAGGTGGCGCGCCAGCTGGGCGCCACCGGCGTGGTGACCTCCCGTGACACCGACGAGATCCGCGAGCAGGTGCTGGAGATGACCAATGGCGAGGGCGCCCACGTGGTGATCGACAGCATCAGCGGCAAGTCGTCGATGGCCGCCGCGCACGCCACCGTGCGCGCCGGCGGGGCGATCGGCTGCCTCGGCATGGACCACTTCATGCAGAACGTGCCCGAGATCAACTGGTTCGACCAGTTCCTGCGCAACATCACGATCACGGGCGGACTGGTGCCGGGGCCGGCTTACTTCCCCGAGCTGCTCGACGCGGTGAAGGCCGGTCGCCTCGACCCGGCGCCGGTGCTCACCACCGAGCTGTCGCTGGACGACGCCGCCGACGGCTACCGCAAGATGCAGTCGCGCGAAGAGGGCGTGGTCAAGGTCTGCCTCACGCCCGCGTGA